A window from Suncus etruscus isolate mSunEtr1 chromosome 18, mSunEtr1.pri.cur, whole genome shotgun sequence encodes these proteins:
- the LOC125995906 gene encoding olfactory receptor 14J1-like, whose product MENFSTTGFILMGFSANTELDSFYASLFLVLYLLALIGNIVIITTTSMDDSLNSPMYFFLKHLSFLDLCYISVTVPRFIYDSYMHRGNISLWECIVQCFAFVSCASAELCILTVMSYDRYVAICLPLRYDIIMDVRTCVHGVVGVWVGGAISGVMHTAATFSIHFCGPRIIHQFFCDVPQLVKLSCNMEFIGEVSVALFLALLASLCILFIGFSYMHIFSSVLRISSAEGRAKAFSTCLPHLVVVLLFISTGTFEFLKPHSESPTVSDILLTILYTVVPPIFNPVIYSLRNKAIKLAVKKVFKKRYGCHFC is encoded by the coding sequence TTTTATTCTCATGGGGTTTTCAGCTAACACTGAGCTAGATAGTTTTTATGCATCTTTGTTCTTAGTCTTATACTTGTTAGCCTTAATTGGCAATATTGTCATTATCACCACCACTTCCATGGATGACAGTCTCAActcccccatgtacttcttcctgaaGCATCTCTCCTTCTTGGACCTCTGCTATATTTCTGTGACTGTACCAAGATTCATATATGACTCTTACATGCACAGAGGAAATATTTCTCTCTGGGAATGCATTGTACAGTGCTTTGCTTTTGTATCCTGTGCTTCTGCTGAGCTGTGCATCCTCACTGTAATGTCCTATGACCGCTACGTGGCCATCTGCCTTCCATTACGTTATGACATCATCATGGATGTCAGAACCTGTGTCCACGGAGTCGTGGGAGTCTGGGTTGGTGGGGCCATCTCTGGAGTCATGCACACTGCAGCGACTTTCTCCATCCACTTCTGTGGCCCCCGGATCATCCACCAGTTCTTCTGTGATGTCCCCCAGCTGGTGAAACTCTCTTGCAACATGGAGTTTATTGGTGAGGTGAGCGTTgctctcttcctggctctgttggCATCTCTTTGCATTCTTTTCATTGGATTCTCCTATATGCACATCTTTTCTTCTGTGCTTAGAATCTCTTCCGCAGAGGGCAGAGCCAAGGCCTTTTCCACTTGTCTTCCCCATCTCGTTGTTGTTCTGCTATTTATTTCCACGGGCACTTTTGAGTTTTTAAAGCCTCATTCTGAATCCCCCACTGTTTCTGATATATTGCTCACGATTCTTTATACAGTGGTTCCCCCAATATTCAATCCAGTTATCTATAGCCTGAGAAATAAAGCCATAAAGTTAGCtgttaaaaaagtttttaaaaaaagatatggatGCCACTTCTGTTGA